A window of Rhipicephalus microplus isolate Deutch F79 chromosome X, USDA_Rmic, whole genome shotgun sequence genomic DNA:
AAACTTTTGGTGGTATGTTCCTAGTAGTAAAATTAACGAAATAAATACGTAGGTTGATTTACTGACGTTGGAGAAGCTTCACGCACGGATCCAAAATCTTGACCGAGCGGAATTTCGCCCCGTTTTGACGGTTCACGGACAGACCAACACCAGCCGCGTAATTTTTCTCAAGCGAACGCTGTGAGCATTGACAAACTTTTACATAAAGTAGACAACTACCAGCACCTTTCACCGAACTAAAGAAACGAAGAATAGTACTTGAATTAGCTACGGAAGTCGCCAAAGTCAAAATGTCGCGTTTTGCCCCGTGTCTCATTTTACCCTACCCTACCCTACATACATCCTCTACATAGCACAATAACTTAGAGCACTGATGTTTAAAGGCACAGTGGTGGATATCTGCGAGAGCGTTTTCCTACAAACACTTTAGGGTGTTTTCAGTTATATTTACCCGGTTCGCCTGTTGGGAAACCTTGCGAAGGAGTCGTCCACGTATTCGTCCTTGTAGTCTGCTCCTAGTCCATACGAGGCCATTGCAGCCGGTGAATCGTCCAGGTATTCCTTCTCGATGCGCACCCTGCGCTTTCCACTGGCATTGTTAATAGTTCTCGGCTCCCTCCTTAGAAACGTGCTTAGGTCCATGTCGTTCGAAAAATTCTGGCCGGGCCCTGCCTGTGTCAAGGAATAAATTAAGATAGTAACAAACCTGCCGACTGCACAAATATAACTTACCACTTGTCTCAGTGTTCCTGGCTTGTTTCTTTCCTGCAACGTAAGATCATCAGCGTTTAGTGATTCGTTCACTTCAAGTGATCGGTTGTCCGTCATAACGCGGTATTTTATGCCACGTACATGTATTGAAAGTATGAGACCACCGTAGCTACGATTGCAAAGCTTACCCGCATGCGATTTCTCAAGTTATTTCGGAGCTTTTCTTTAATTAGGTGCATGGCATTAGGTGCATGGCAATCGCTCACCTGTAGTATCCGCTCATTTGCCGTTTTCTGGTGTGCGATCTTTCCGTCGGCGCCAACTCTGGATTCATTGGACGGGGTCACCACTTTGACGTTGCCAAACGGATCTTCGCGTGTCTTGACCAACGGCGCGCTAGCCCTGCGGCCCTTTCCACTGCCCTGTCCGTCCGCTCCTTCTTTCGTGTCGTACCAGTAGGGGTCGCTGTCCGCCCAGTCCTCTTCGTAGTCTTCAAACGCTTCTGGCGCCTCAGGGGCGTTCTTGTACACAACGTTGGGGCAAGAGTCCTTGTACTCGTCGCGCATGATGTCAGAGAAAGACATGATCTGGACTCGCATCTCGGCATCTTCGTCGCAGCCCGTTCCTCGAGACGCTTTTGCGATGCACTGCTCGTAGTCTATCAGCAATCTGAAAGATTTTGCAGAGAATGCAATATTTAGCTACctctcgcaactagaaacacggtTTTCGCATTTCGCGAAACGTACTTGCACTTCACCGGATTGCTACTCTCAGACCTTGGCTCCATTTCGTCGAACAGATTGCTGAAGCTGAGGCCACATACGAACATCTTTTTCAGAACCCGCTGGCGCACACAGTTTTCTGGATTTTTCATTTGTACGAAAGACATCCTGAAACTGTCTGCAAATAAGAACGATTGTGAGTGCCGTTGTCCCGTAGCGTATGTCCTGCTGCCACGTATGTTCGTTGCGATACCACTTGTTCACTTACTCGTCACGTTTCGGCATGCTCGATCATATTCGTGAGTTAACGAATGCAAAATTGGGGACACATGGTTGAATATTTCTCCATCTCTGTCACACCCCGTGCTCTTTTTCACAACGTCAACGCAGCTGTTCATTTCTTCGAGGAACCTGTTGGCGACATAACGCGTGAAAATTATAACACGCAACAAAAACGTGTGCTGCAATAGCACAACTTTTTTCGGAGACATTTTCGTGATGTGATAAGCAATATATAATTTATCCGCATGTGGCTTACTTGCACACTTTGTCCGCTGTTGCTTCACGTTTTACTTTCAAGTCTTCGACCAAGTGCTCAAATGTCATTGCACAAAGAAATGCGTTCTTCACTGCTAGACTCTTGGAGCATCTCGTTGATATGATTCCAGCGtctaataaaaaatatataacacATGTCAATATGCACAAACGTGTCGACTGAATTGCATTTGCGCACAACTCCATGAACTTTTGTACAATAAGTAGGCAGCATACTCAAAACGGGCCGAGGCTCTTCGCAGCTGTAGTCGATGTCTCTTGTTTCTAATTCCATCAAGTACTGCATCGTGTCTGTGATCGCAGATTTCGAATGACACTCTGATGCTTCCAGAGCTTTGCGGAAACATTCATTGTACGCATTCATTGTCCTGTAAAAACCAAGTGGAAATGGTTTGTTATTGAACTTCACTCTGGGGCTCTAAAACTCTATCAAATAAGATTTTTTAGTAAAAACATGTTATTTTGGGAAATTTACTTTTTTTCTAGTAAGGGAGCGTAGAGTAAAACCATGTTATTCGACCTACATGAAAGAAAATACATACGCGCATCTCTCCTTTCCTGCCTCGTCGCCTTTGAAGTTGTTGTGGGTTTCCAGTTCTTTTTGGAAAGAAAGGCCGCAGGTGAAATATTCTCGAAATAGCGTCGTCCTCGAGCAGCGCTTGTTTCCTTCCAAGACCTGCTTGGAGTATTCGGCTGTAAAACAGAATAGTTCAGGTGTCATACAGGTTGCTTAGATGAGAAAACCACCCCATCACCTGCTCCGTCTTTGCAGAATACTGTAGGCGTCGTAATGACATCGGTGAGGTACTTGAGATGGTGCATGATCTTCATGCGCTCGTGCAGGCATCTGGATTCACGCATGGCCTGAGCGACGCACATTTCGAACTTCAGGTTGGAGCTGCATATGAAGAGCAAGGAAAACTAGCTGGCTAATATGTGAGTCCTAACTGCAAGTAACTGACTGACATTGTTTTGAAACGTTTTCTCTTTTCTACGTAATCACGGACATAAACACCTACGCATGCATTCTGAAGGGTGGCTTGTTGGGTGAATTGATAGCGTTGTAGGCTGCCAGTTAACTGTAAGGAGACAAAACGTTAGGTTCCACGTGAAAACAGGAATTAAGGGTACCGGGCTAACCACTGATTTTTTaaaactgccccgccgtggtggttttgtggctaaggtactcggctgctgacccgcaggtcacgggatcgaatcccggctgcggcggctgcatttctgatggaggcggaaatgttgtaggcccgtgtgcttagatttggttgcacgttaaagaaccccaggggcatgttcgaaatttccggagccctcctctgcggcgtctgtcataatgatatcgtggttttgggacgttaaactccgcaaatcaatcaaatcattttgCAAAACTGCTCGCCCACCGGCCACattggtatagtggctaaggcactcggctgctgacccgcaggtcatgggatcgaatcctggctgcagtaCCACACTTTCggaggaggcgaaaatgcttgaggcccgtgtgcttaggtttgggtgcacgttaaagaatagaactttccgaagccctccactacggcgtctctcataatgatatcgtggttttaggacgttaaactccaacaattattatttttgAAACTGCGCCCCCTTACATAAGCCGTAGCATGCGCGAAAACACTTATCAGGTGGCCCGCGCATACGGTTTCAAGGAATGGGGGGCTTCTACAGTCTTCCTGATGTCTTAGCTTTTCAAATCACAGACGCATCACTGCCTGGCCCGTTTCTTAATAAGAACCTAAATGGTCAGGCGGTGTCAAGATTGCTGCGCCCTGTTGGCGCTGCCGTGAAGCACAGACAGACCTGGCTGGCGACCGCCAGCAGAATTCTCTAAAAACGTCTTCACGCTTGCCCTATGCCACAATGCAACAGTTACCTGCCACGGCAAGCCTAAGGGCGCCGCTGCACGTATGACGGTGGCTTCATGCTTCCAGTGTTGATACAATCGTCACAGTAAGCCCACTAGAATTACTCGAATAAGCATGCTTCTCATGTTACTATTGACGTATAGCTGTGGACTGTGATGGAAGTTTGTTCTTACCGCCTCACTTGTTGTGTCTATTCCTTACGTCCACCAACGCACGCGCATGAAAAGACGAACTAAGCATTTTTGCAAATTTTCATAGTGCAATTCAAGCGTGGTCAAGTCAAGCCGCATGACAAATATGTACATATAAAGAGGCGAATTCCGCTCATATTTTAGCGCTGCCTCAGTCACCATGCAGTGATTTTACATGTTGTATTGTTGGATGAAGCTTTCACTAACCCTACAAACTTAAACAATGGTGCCTAAGGGGCACATTCATCGCTGCAGCCAGTTCGTCTCCTGTCCCAGTGGGACCGGCGCCATTTCGTCTTGTTTTGTGAAAAAAGCTTGACGcacacagactccctcagtgcgTGAAATAGACGTAGGTGCTTAGTTGTTTTGATTTTACTTACGGGCAAACGACGTCTGGCTTCGTTTGTAGAGAGACCGGGATTCGCTTTCTCTCGACATTGTAGTTGATTGCGCACACAAAGAAGTTGTTGAGCATTGGCTTTTCTTGGCATTCAGGAGTTTCTGATTCGGCAACAGCTTGAACTGTAaaaatgattgaatgaatgaatgaatgaatgaatgaatgaatcgtGATGAGCAAACCTACACTGGGAATTGAGGCAGTTGAACTCATCAACCATGACTTGGTACAGGG
This region includes:
- the LOC142775662 gene encoding uncharacterized protein LOC142775662 codes for the protein MPANIAVASLRTAAVFALLGCALASKNIWILSKQEMEGDGCDFRAYEKTRNACEDMFSNVDVVTSGNNTCSNVQIYITCVKDAMRKTLCSANDTIKENENARIMINVRKKNVTCIPKAAPQNMRQTMSCQRSIALKKFFACSSTFHYYMKNKDDLLPAAGGTDCSVVSGYKDCVQLGLRHSDCSDDKDFIDHVQYFMRNDIAAFAKPCQVDTNSPTTNTTALKTCDEDKAIDTYLTCAKKFFDNVDSEELRKVSKISSKTKVGSRLMENGIRSEDLTTKPPTKIDPCTAVKAWLNCYYEDILKSNCTTDSELYKRSQALYQVMVDEFNCLNSQFQAVAESETPECQEKPMLNNFFVCAINYNVERKRIPVSLQTKPDVVCPSNLKFEMCVAQAMRESRCLHERMKIMHHLKYLTDVITTPTVFCKDGAAEYSKQVLEGNKRCSRTTLFREYFTCGLSFQKELETHNNFKGDEAGKERCATMNAYNECFRKALEASECHSKSAITDTMQYLMELETRDIDYSCEEPRPVLNAGIISTRCSKSLAVKNAFLCAMTFEHLVEDLKVKREATADKVCKFLEEMNSCVDVVKKSTGCDRDGEIFNHVSPILHSLTHEYDRACRNVTNSFRMSFVQMKNPENCVRQRVLKKMFVCGLSFSNLFDEMEPRSESSNPVKCKLLIDYEQCIAKASRGTGCDEDAEMRVQIMSFSDIMRDEYKDSCPNVVYKNAPEAPEAFEDYEEDWADSDPYWYDTKEGADGQGSGKGRRASAPLVKTREDPFGNVKVVTPSNESRVGADGKIAHQKTANERILQERNKPGTLRQVAGPGQNFSNDMDLSTFLRREPRTINNASGKRRVRIEKEYLDDSPAAMASYGLGADYKDEYVDDSFARFPNRRTGLRYRAQQRRGDPNAWVSSRRAMKMLDDEEQQEDDDIMGLMRRKRKRSGSDALRRMSKDFQVKKQLDYDDEGEEDEILADRETHISGDECNLKQLKRQSETCDRTFSDSIKVSWSKDWPAPASSSSSTPAKDVQEKLCNSLVTYRTCLLETAKRMHCGEIAGKVAIVVEEQMKKLGVAFCGASSLQVASWMAIFLSIALTFRPA